The genomic interval AAATTCTCTCGACAAACCCGATTATTTTAGAGAGACTTAAAAACTACAATGCAACCAAAGAGGACATTACAACCGCTCAGGCTGGATATTTTCCAAAGATAGACTTATCTATGGGAATTGGTAAAGAGGATGGTGAAAAACCGGTAGACCAAGAGTTTGATTATAGTGTTTATCAAAACTCTATCACTTACACACACAATCTCTTTAACGGTTTTGAGACAACTCACAGAGTAGGACAGCAAAAAAACAGAACTACGGCTGCGGCTTACAGCTATGTAGAGAAAGTAAATGACACCTCTTTTGAGACGCTAAACAGCTATTTAGAAGTGATGAAAAACAGCGAACTTCTTAATATACAAAAAGAGAACATAGAGATAAATACAGAGATATTTAAAAAAGTACAAAAACTCTACGACTCTGGGCTTACTACACTCTCAGAAGTAAACAAGATCGAATCTGCGCTCTCTCTTGCAAAATCAAACTACGTCGTTCAAGAAAATACTCTTCTTGATGCAATGCACAAAATGAAAAGATTGCTCGGACGCTATCTAGAACCTTCTGCAATGACAAGACCGCAAGATGTAGCACTTCCTCAAACTATAGAAGAAGCAACTAAGCTTGCAGTGCAAAACAACCCGTCTCTTCTTGTAGGTACTTATAATATAAAGATGGCAAGAGAGAGATTCGAAGAGAAAAAAGCTCCTTTTTTCCCATCTATAGATCTTGAAGTATCTAAAAGTATGAATAAAAACCTAAGCGGCATCGAGGGCAATTACGATAACCTAAGAGCTATGGTATACCTGAAGTACAACTTCTTTAACGGCTTTGCAGATAAGGCTGAAGTTCAAAAAAGCATAAGCTCTATCCATCAGGAGATTGAGACAAAAGATAAATTAAGACGTGAAGTTATTGAGGGGATGAACCTTGCATGGTCTGCAAATGAAAAACTATCATCACAGCTTGAACATCTAAACGAATATAAAAGATTCTCACTTAAAACTCTAACTCTCTACTCTAAAGAGTATGATCTGGGTCGTCGCTCGCTGCTTGATCTTCTATCTGCTCAAAATGATTTTATTGCAGCAAAAGCACAGATCATAAATACAGAATACAATCTGCTTTTTGCAAAATATAGAGTTCTAGATGCTATGGGAACTCTAGTTTCAACGGTTCTTGGAGAAGAGAACACATCATACGCAAGCGTAGGACTTAATGGAGAAACTCCAAAAAATAGTGATAAACTACCGATCTCTTATGATAGATAACTAAGACAATTATACAAAATAAGATTTCAAAAGGTCCCAAATGCTTTTAACAAGAGCTGAGAATTTAAAAATGGATGCCTTGCTTGACTGCTTGGTACTGTTTACAAAGCTATATCACAAACCATTTTCAGCCGAAGCTCTAACGGCAGGATTGCCTATAGAGCCAGGAAGCGATTCTCCTGAACTTTTTTCAATAGATAATGCAAAGGGTCTTTTTTCCCGTGCCGCTGAAAAAGCGGGACTAAAGTCTTCACTTATTAAAAGACCTCTGTCTCAAATTTCACCTTTGCAACTACCTATGATACTTCTTCTTTCCAACCAAGGGGCATGTATTTTAGACAGCTTCAATAAAGACGGCACAATGGCAAAGATCGTTATGCCTGCGGAAGAAGCGATTGAGCAATGGGTAGATATAGAAGTCTTGGAAGATGAGTATATCGGCTTTGGCTTTATGATAAAAAAAGCTTTTGAGTACGGCGAAAAAAACTCCAGAACACTTCATCTTAACCAGAAACACTGGTTCTGGAGCACAATAAAACTCTCATTACCGATATACAAAGATGTACTATACGCTTCACTGCTAATAAATCTCTTTGTGCTTGCTGCTCCGCTTTTTACTATGAATGTTTATGACAGAGTAGTGCCAAACAATGCTATTGAAACTCTTTGGGTCTTTGCAATCGGGGTAAGTGTAGTTTATATTATAGATACATTTTTGAAATTCACCAGGACCTATCTCCTCGAATCGGCTGCGAAAAAGAGCGATGTCATTATGTCATCGATAATCTTTGAAAAAGTGCTAGATCTAAAAATGGCTCATCATCCCGCATCTGTCGGCTCTTTTGCAAGTAATATAAAGGATTTTGACTCTATTAGAAGCTTTCTTACAAATGCTACAATGACGGCTATCATAGATCTTCCATTTACCGTTATATTCCTCCTTGTAGTCGGTTATATAGGCGGCTGGATTGTTCTTATTCCAATAATTACCATGTTTTTTATAATAACTTATGCTTTGATCATAAAAAAACCGCTTCAAGAGAGCATAGAGAGCACACATGAGGCAAATGCCAAAAAAAGCTCTATCCTTATAGAGTCTCTTAACAATATAGAGACTTTAAAAACTCTAGGCGCAATCAACCAATCTCAATGGAAGTGGGAAGAATCAACAGGAGAGATAGCCTCAAAAAGTCTAAAGTCTAGACTTTTGTCGGCATCTATACCTACAGTAACTCAGTTTCTTATCCAGCTGAACACCGTTATGATAATTGTTGCAGGTGTCTATCTTATTCAAGAGTTCGAGCTATCTCTTGGTGGACTTATAGCCATTGTAATACTAACATCAAGAATATTGGCACCGATGGGTCAAGTTGCGGCACTTTTAACAAACTACGAAGATACAAAGACATCTTACGAAATCTTAAATGAGATAATTTCTCAGCCAAGTGAAAGACCTAACGGCAAAAAATTTCTGCAAAAGCCTAATTTCAGCGGCCACATAGAGTTTGCAGACGTCACCTTCTCTTATCCAAACAGTGACGTACCGGCACTCAAAAATGTCTCTTTTACTATTAACCCAGGAGAGCATATCGCCATTATAGGCAGAATAGGTTCAGGCAAGAGCACTATTGAGAAGTTGATCTTAGGGCTCTATGAACCTGATTCAGGTCAGATTCTTATAGACGGTATAGATATAAAACAGATAGACCCTGCAGATTTGAGAAAAAATATCGGCTATGTATCGCAAGATATTATGCTTTTCCGCGGAACAGTAAAAGATAATATTACCTTTTGTGCAACACACGCAAGTGATTCATCTATGATTCGCGCCGCACAGATCAGTACAACTTCAGACTTTATAAAAAAACACCCTAAAGGGTATGAGATGCCAATAGGAGAGCGCGGGCAGGGGCTATCAGGTGGTCAAAGACAGAGCATCGGAATTGCTCGTGCATTTCTGCTAGACTCTCCTATTATGCTGCTTGACGAGCCTAGTAACGCTATGGATCAGATGACGGAGACAAAACTTCTAGATAATATGTCTGTGGCACTAAAAAGAAAAACTGCGCTGATAGTTACCCAGAAGATGACTCTTTTAAAAATAGTAGATAGAGTGATTGTTATGAATGAAGGAAAAATTTTCATAGATGCTCCTAAAGAGGAAGCACTCAAGAAACTCCAAAAC from Sulfurimonas crateris carries:
- a CDS encoding type I secretion system permease/ATPase is translated as MLLTRAENLKMDALLDCLVLFTKLYHKPFSAEALTAGLPIEPGSDSPELFSIDNAKGLFSRAAEKAGLKSSLIKRPLSQISPLQLPMILLLSNQGACILDSFNKDGTMAKIVMPAEEAIEQWVDIEVLEDEYIGFGFMIKKAFEYGEKNSRTLHLNQKHWFWSTIKLSLPIYKDVLYASLLINLFVLAAPLFTMNVYDRVVPNNAIETLWVFAIGVSVVYIIDTFLKFTRTYLLESAAKKSDVIMSSIIFEKVLDLKMAHHPASVGSFASNIKDFDSIRSFLTNATMTAIIDLPFTVIFLLVVGYIGGWIVLIPIITMFFIITYALIIKKPLQESIESTHEANAKKSSILIESLNNIETLKTLGAINQSQWKWEESTGEIASKSLKSRLLSASIPTVTQFLIQLNTVMIIVAGVYLIQEFELSLGGLIAIVILTSRILAPMGQVAALLTNYEDTKTSYEILNEIISQPSERPNGKKFLQKPNFSGHIEFADVTFSYPNSDVPALKNVSFTINPGEHIAIIGRIGSGKSTIEKLILGLYEPDSGQILIDGIDIKQIDPADLRKNIGYVSQDIMLFRGTVKDNITFCATHASDSSMIRAAQISTTSDFIKKHPKGYEMPIGERGQGLSGGQRQSIGIARAFLLDSPIMLLDEPSNAMDQMTETKLLDNMSVALKRKTALIVTQKMTLLKIVDRVIVMNEGKIFIDAPKEEALKKLQNNQGNGLEKK
- a CDS encoding TolC family outer membrane protein encodes the protein MNIKIALALTLATALFSQDIKTTINEILSTNPIILERLKNYNATKEDITTAQAGYFPKIDLSMGIGKEDGEKPVDQEFDYSVYQNSITYTHNLFNGFETTHRVGQQKNRTTAAAYSYVEKVNDTSFETLNSYLEVMKNSELLNIQKENIEINTEIFKKVQKLYDSGLTTLSEVNKIESALSLAKSNYVVQENTLLDAMHKMKRLLGRYLEPSAMTRPQDVALPQTIEEATKLAVQNNPSLLVGTYNIKMARERFEEKKAPFFPSIDLEVSKSMNKNLSGIEGNYDNLRAMVYLKYNFFNGFADKAEVQKSISSIHQEIETKDKLRREVIEGMNLAWSANEKLSSQLEHLNEYKRFSLKTLTLYSKEYDLGRRSLLDLLSAQNDFIAAKAQIINTEYNLLFAKYRVLDAMGTLVSTVLGEENTSYASVGLNGETPKNSDKLPISYDR